One Triticum dicoccoides isolate Atlit2015 ecotype Zavitan chromosome 4B, WEW_v2.0, whole genome shotgun sequence genomic window carries:
- the LOC119290637 gene encoding transcription factor bHLH148-like, with product MASTSSSTAVDERERKRKRAAGGESTASAGPGTEAQPSKWRTRREHEIYSSKLFEALRLVRGGSSSASTAPARGRAVREAADRALAVAARGRSRWSRAILASRRRRLQAAHRARLRAPATPPARHSSVAAAAQPQPGKAPALAKKAKVLGRLVPGCHKLPFPALLSEASDYIKALEMQVRAMTALAEVLASVSSSSASGSSSSPA from the coding sequence atggcgtCCACGTCGAGCTCGACGGCGGTGGATGAGAGGGAGCGGAAGCGGAAAAGGGCAGCCGGGGGTGAGTCCACAGCGTCCGCCGGCCCGGGGACGGAGGCGCAGCCTTCCAAGTGGCGGACGCGGCGCGAGCACGAGATCTACTCGTCCAAGCTCTTCGAGGCGCTCCGCCTTGTCCGAGGCGGGTCATCGTCCGCGTCCACGGCGCCGGCGCGTGGCCGGGCCGTGCGGGAGGCGGCCGACCGCGCGCTCGCGGTGGCGGCCCGCGGGCGCTCGCGCTGGAGCCGCGCCATACTCGCCTCCCGCCGCCGGCGCCTGCAGGCCGCCCACCGCGCGCGCCTCCGCGCCCCAGCCACACCGCCCGCGCGCCACTCCTCGGTCGCTGCCGCCGCACAGCCGCAGCCGGGGAAGGCACCGGCGCTGGCGAAGAAGGCGAAGGTGCTGGGGCGGCTGGTTCCCGGCTGCCACAAGCTGCCGTTCCCGGCGCTCCTGAGCGAGGCCTCCGACTACATCAAGGCGCTGGAGATGCAGGTGCGCGCCATGACCGCTCTAGCCGAGGTCCTGGCGAGCGTCTCCTCGTC